TCTTCTTATTAGATATTTTATTGAAAACCGCTCAAAACCTGGGCGGTTTTTCTTTTATGTTGAATACTATCTTTGCAGCCTATGAGTAAAGTAAGAGTACGTTTTGCACCAAGTCCTACCGGCGGATTGCATTTAGGAGGTGTTCGCACCGTTTTATTTAATTATCTATTTGCAAAAAAACATAAAGGCGATTTTATTCTTCGGATAGAAGACACTGATCAAACACGTTTTGTACCTGGTGCCGAAGAGTATATTTTTAAATGTCTGGAATGGTGTGGCTTGCAGCCGGATGAAAGCGTGCATAATGGCGGCGCTTATGGACCTTACCGCCAGAGTGAACGGAAAGAAATGTACAGGCAATATGCAGAGCAGTTAATAAAAGATGGATATGCATATTATGCTTTTGATACACCGGAAGAACTGGAAGCAAAGCGTAATGAAATCCCCAATTTCCAATACAATCAATTCTATCGAAACAAACTAAAAAACTCTTTGACATTACCCGAAGATGATGTAGCAAAATTATTATCCGGCGGTACACCATACACTATCCGCATAAAAATTCCTTCTGATGAAACAACCATTGTGATACCAGATATTATCCGCGGTGATGTAAGTTTCGATACGCAACAGGTCGATGATAAGGTTTTATTAAAGGCTGATGGAATGCCAACCTATCATTTAGCTGTAGTAGTAGATGATCATTTAATGAAGATCACGCATGCCTTCCGCGGTGAAGAATGGTTGCCAAGTGCGCCGGTACATGTATTGCTTTGGAAATATTTATTTGGGTTAGATAAGATGGTGAAATGGGCACATCTGCCCTTAATATTAAAACCTGATGGCAATGGAAAATTGAGCAAGCGTGATGGAGAACGTTTAGGCTTTCCCGTCTATGCAATG
The Ferruginibacter albus DNA segment above includes these coding regions:
- the gltX gene encoding glutamate--tRNA ligase; the encoded protein is MSKVRVRFAPSPTGGLHLGGVRTVLFNYLFAKKHKGDFILRIEDTDQTRFVPGAEEYIFKCLEWCGLQPDESVHNGGAYGPYRQSERKEMYRQYAEQLIKDGYAYYAFDTPEELEAKRNEIPNFQYNQFYRNKLKNSLTLPEDDVAKLLSGGTPYTIRIKIPSDETTIVIPDIIRGDVSFDTQQVDDKVLLKADGMPTYHLAVVVDDHLMKITHAFRGEEWLPSAPVHVLLWKYLFGLDKMVKWAHLPLILKPDGNGKLSKRDGERLGFPVYAMDWKDSNTGDIIKGFKEIGFLPQSFNNLLAVLGWNDGTEQEIFTMEELIEKFSIERIHKAGAKFDFEKAKWFNHEWIKKLPAEDLKTEVEKIFINNGITISDDSYLIKVIELIKDRCTLLTDFYAQGSFFFATPTIYDDASVKPKWAADKKDFFETIAEQLQHTNEFTATIIETIFKEVAAVKNIKVGELQMLFRIMLVGSKTGPAVFVIAETIGKEETIKRIKLAVNHFETLNA